From one Sus scrofa isolate TJ Tabasco breed Duroc chromosome 9, Sscrofa11.1, whole genome shotgun sequence genomic stretch:
- the LOC100522337 gene encoding olfactory receptor 52N5: MLVSNNSYVPPQFFILNGIPGLERVHVWLSLPFCTMYIISLVGNLGLVYLIHHEESLHRPMYLFLAMLSLIDLLTCTTTLPNALCIFWFRLKEIDFNACLVQMFFVHGFTGVESGVLMLMALDRYVAICYPLRYATILTNPVIAKAGLATFLRGVLLMIPFPFLVKRLPFCQSNVISHTYCDHMSVVKLSCASIKINVIYGLLVALLIGVFDIFCISVSYTMILRAVVSLSSTDARQKAFGTCTAHISAIIITYVPAFFTFFTHRFGEHTIPPSLHIIVANLYLLLPPTLNPIVYGVKTKQIRDNVIKLLRGE, from the coding sequence ATGCTGGTTTCCAACAATTCATATGTGCCCCCCCAATTTTTTATTCTGAATGGAATTCCTGGTTTGGAAAGAGTACACGTATGGCTCTCCCTCCCATTCTGCACAATGTATATCATCTCCCTCGTGGGAAACCTCGGCCTCGTGTACCTCATTCATCACGAAGAGTCCCTACATCGCCCGATGTATCTTTTTCTGGCAATGCTTTCCCTCATTGACCTCCTTACCTGCACCACGACTCTGCCCAATGCACTCTGCATCTTCTGGTTCCGTCTTAAGGAAATAGACTTCAATGCTTGTTTAGTACAGATGTTTTTTGTCCATGGGTTCACAGGTGTGGAGTCTGGTGTGCTCATGCTCATGGCTctggaccgctatgtggccatttgcTACCCCTTGCGATATGCCACCATCCTCACTAACCCTGTTATTGCCAAAGCTGGGCTTGCCACCTTCCTGAGGGGTGTGTTGCTGATGATTCCTTTTCCATTCTTGGTCAAGCGCTTGCCCTTCTGCCAAAGCAATGTTATCTCCCATACGTATTGTGACCACATGTCAGTGGTGAAGTTATCCTGTGCTAGTATCAAGATCAATGTCATCTATGGTCTTTTGGTTGCTCTCCTGATTGGAGTGTTTGACATCTTCTGTATATCTGTGTCTTACACCATGATCCTCCGGGCAGTGGTCAGCCTCTCATCCACAGATGCTCGGCAAAAGGCCTTTGGCACCTGTACTGCCCATATATCTGCCATCATCATCACTTACGTTCCAGCCTTCTTCACTTTCTTTACCCACCGTTTTGGGGAACACACCATCCCCCCTTCTCTTCACATCATTGTGGCTAATCTTTACCTCCTTCTTCCCCCAACTCTGAATCCCATTGTTTATGGAGTAAAGACAAAGCAGATCCGAGACAATGTCATAAAGCTCCTCCGGGGTGAGTAA